From a region of the Acidicapsa acidisoli genome:
- a CDS encoding DUF3857 domain-containing protein — protein sequence MRFRLWLQVAFAAAVLAFPASSWGQFQPPTDEELKMTAEPKAPGAAAIYLYREETVDDNLHFHSFYARIKVLTEKGKELATVGVPYPKGAFKVEDVKARTIHSDGTVIPLDVKPSDLVEHKGTGVQINKMVFTLPSVEVGSILEYRWQLRYGDETLSSPEWEVQQEYFVRKAHYSFLPFAYLHRVVNSRGEAASKLLYSSMLPEGVKVNYEASGRYTLDVTDVAPVPDEEYMPPMAALMESVQFYYTGYSTKEDFWKHEGERWSKQMDHFAGETKTLKDAVATIVAPADSEDVKAHKIYDAVMALENTDYTRRKSESELKELHLKEAKDAEDVWTRKSGTSDEIALLYLAMARIAGLKTYAMTVCDRNRDIFNPYFLSLSQFQDVLVVVTIDGKETPLDPGTKFADFGELDWRHSLVSSLRQSEKGPELSGTPGNSYKQASTLRTGYLTIDRDGSITGTIRITMNGPAALRWRETAVENDEDEVKKRFNEELRRMVPDGVDAELDHFLALDDYHSVLMAIVKVSGNMGTATGKRVFLPGVFFESRAKHPFVAEEKRLTPVDMEYADTVSDEVTYHLPDTFAVESAPPDSSIPWPGHAAFQLKSVAKKNDITVARTFARAFALLEPKDYSSLRDFYQKVATADQQQLVLKVAPANGGN from the coding sequence ATGAGGTTTCGTCTTTGGCTGCAAGTCGCCTTCGCGGCTGCGGTTCTCGCATTTCCCGCTTCTTCCTGGGGCCAGTTTCAACCGCCTACCGACGAAGAGCTCAAAATGACCGCAGAGCCGAAGGCTCCGGGAGCAGCAGCAATCTACCTGTATCGCGAAGAGACGGTGGATGACAATCTGCATTTCCATAGCTTTTATGCGCGAATCAAAGTGCTGACCGAGAAGGGGAAGGAACTTGCGACTGTCGGAGTGCCTTATCCGAAGGGCGCTTTCAAGGTGGAAGACGTCAAGGCGCGGACGATCCATTCCGATGGGACGGTGATCCCGCTCGACGTGAAGCCGTCGGACTTGGTAGAGCACAAGGGGACTGGAGTCCAGATCAACAAAATGGTGTTCACTCTTCCAAGCGTCGAGGTGGGCAGCATTCTTGAGTACCGGTGGCAGCTCCGCTACGGCGATGAAACACTCTCCTCGCCGGAGTGGGAGGTCCAGCAAGAGTACTTTGTGCGAAAGGCGCATTACTCCTTTCTTCCTTTCGCATACCTGCATCGTGTGGTGAATAGCCGAGGGGAGGCGGCGAGCAAACTACTGTATAGCTCGATGCTGCCGGAGGGCGTCAAAGTCAACTATGAGGCGTCCGGAAGGTACACGCTGGATGTCACGGATGTGGCGCCCGTCCCGGATGAGGAATACATGCCGCCTATGGCCGCTCTAATGGAGAGCGTCCAGTTTTACTACACGGGGTATTCCACCAAGGAAGACTTCTGGAAGCATGAGGGTGAGCGCTGGTCAAAACAAATGGATCACTTTGCCGGCGAGACCAAGACTCTGAAGGACGCAGTGGCAACCATTGTCGCGCCCGCAGATAGCGAAGATGTAAAGGCGCACAAAATCTACGATGCGGTGATGGCGCTCGAAAACACCGATTACACCCGTCGCAAGTCGGAATCGGAGTTAAAGGAACTGCATCTCAAGGAAGCCAAAGATGCCGAGGATGTGTGGACCAGGAAGAGCGGTACAAGTGATGAGATTGCGTTGCTGTACCTGGCCATGGCGCGGATTGCGGGATTGAAGACCTATGCGATGACAGTCTGCGACAGGAATCGGGATATATTCAACCCCTACTTCCTATCGCTTTCGCAGTTTCAGGACGTTCTGGTGGTGGTGACGATCGACGGCAAGGAGACGCCTCTTGATCCGGGCACGAAATTTGCGGACTTTGGCGAACTGGACTGGAGGCACTCCCTGGTGTCTTCTCTGCGCCAGAGCGAAAAAGGGCCGGAGTTAAGCGGCACTCCCGGAAATTCGTATAAACAAGCGTCGACCCTGAGAACCGGATACCTGACCATCGACCGCGATGGCAGCATCACAGGGACCATCCGCATTACGATGAATGGACCGGCAGCCTTGCGGTGGCGAGAGACGGCAGTTGAGAACGACGAAGATGAGGTCAAGAAGCGATTCAATGAGGAACTGCGCAGGATGGTTCCCGATGGGGTGGATGCGGAACTGGATCACTTTCTTGCACTGGACGATTATCACTCCGTGCTGATGGCGATTGTGAAGGTTTCCGGCAACATGGGAACGGCCACTGGGAAGCGAGTCTTCCTGCCGGGTGTGTTTTTCGAATCACGCGCAAAGCACCCGTTTGTCGCCGAAGAGAAGCGGTTGACCCCGGTGGATATGGAGTACGCGGACACCGTCAGCGATGAGGTGACTTACCACCTGCCCGATACATTTGCTGTAGAAAGCGCGCCGCCTGATTCTTCGATCCCCTGGCCGGGCCATGCGGCGTTTCAGTTGAAGTCGGTTGCCAAGAAGAACGACATCACTGTTGCGCGGACCTTCGCACGAGCCTTTGCGCTGCTTGAGCCCAAGGACTACTCGTCGCTGCGCGATTTCTATCAAAAGGTGGCCACAGCCGATCAGCAGCAGTTGGTGTTGAAGGTTGCTCCAGCAAACGGCGGAAACTGA
- a CDS encoding DUF3857 domain-containing transglutaminase family protein translates to MRTVRSLLIVSLWGPLLSASCGASIFGKEKLPVPQWGLDAYKTHTPYYAKDSPAVILYDEYVETVDTQGRAVEREREAIRILKPQGRHHECGVSYDVDEKINYFRVWTIGADEKQYQAQEADFTDEGDTGIPVMLSTYKYRVAHPPAVDVGAVVVCESEELLKPYMQEKVWHIQSEIPMVFEALEVDLPAGRSHAEAWHQYAGVKPVEVSPNHWRWEIRDMPDLTLRDIPSHPEWGALAARMSVQWGDAAVEGRDNQWRAIGEWVTKLEADRPQPSPEITARVQELIAGAPDFYTRLSRITESIQREIRYFVVSRGIGGLQANHAADIFRNRYGDCKDKTTLLVSMLQVAGIRADYMPVDDHRGIVDPAEPSLLGNHMIAAIELPADVHDSRLKAVVTGKGGKRYLIFDPTNEHTPVGNLPSYEQGSFGILAAGAESQIIALPVLAPETNGTKRKGAFTLSADGTLSGSVDTSHSGPEGGELRMLLKYTDEKERHEYWEKRVAGDVPGAVLDSFRFVQPVALDQPLEFHYKLTASQYAHAAGPLLLVRPRVVGSDVLPNDDKPRTVPIDLQATGHWHDSYDIALPDGWVVDEMPDPVNVDMNFASYHSSVSVPASGKGRLLHYERDFKVVEVQLPADKASEFRHLEGAILSDEKSTVVLKRQ, encoded by the coding sequence ATGCGAACGGTTCGAAGCTTGTTAATTGTGTCGCTATGGGGTCCGCTGCTCTCTGCCTCGTGCGGGGCTTCGATCTTCGGCAAGGAAAAACTGCCGGTGCCGCAGTGGGGTCTCGATGCTTACAAGACACATACGCCGTATTACGCAAAGGACTCACCGGCGGTCATTCTCTACGATGAGTACGTTGAAACCGTAGATACACAGGGCCGGGCGGTGGAGCGGGAGCGCGAGGCAATTCGCATCCTCAAACCGCAGGGGCGGCACCACGAGTGCGGAGTGTCCTACGACGTGGATGAGAAGATCAACTACTTCCGCGTTTGGACGATTGGTGCGGATGAGAAGCAGTATCAGGCGCAGGAAGCTGATTTCACCGACGAAGGTGATACGGGGATTCCGGTGATGCTGTCGACCTACAAGTACCGCGTGGCGCATCCGCCTGCCGTGGATGTTGGCGCGGTCGTGGTATGCGAGTCCGAGGAGTTGCTGAAGCCGTATATGCAGGAGAAGGTCTGGCATATACAAAGCGAAATTCCCATGGTGTTCGAGGCATTGGAGGTCGATCTGCCCGCTGGTCGCAGCCACGCGGAAGCATGGCATCAGTATGCGGGTGTGAAGCCGGTTGAGGTATCGCCGAATCATTGGCGATGGGAGATCAGGGATATGCCCGATCTCACGCTGCGGGATATTCCGTCACACCCGGAATGGGGCGCTCTGGCGGCGCGCATGTCGGTGCAATGGGGCGATGCGGCGGTCGAGGGCAGGGATAATCAGTGGCGAGCGATCGGGGAGTGGGTGACAAAGCTGGAGGCTGACCGGCCCCAGCCTTCGCCGGAGATTACCGCCAGGGTTCAGGAACTGATCGCGGGAGCGCCGGATTTCTATACAAGGCTCAGCCGCATCACAGAATCCATTCAAAGGGAGATTCGATATTTTGTCGTCTCGCGTGGCATTGGCGGATTGCAGGCGAATCATGCGGCGGACATTTTCCGCAACCGTTACGGAGACTGCAAGGACAAGACGACGCTGTTGGTCTCCATGCTGCAGGTGGCTGGCATTCGGGCCGATTATATGCCGGTCGACGATCATCGCGGCATTGTCGATCCGGCTGAGCCGTCGTTGCTTGGGAATCACATGATTGCAGCGATCGAGCTGCCCGCCGATGTCCACGATTCGCGCCTGAAGGCGGTTGTTACGGGCAAGGGCGGCAAGCGGTATCTGATCTTTGACCCGACGAATGAGCATACGCCAGTGGGGAATCTGCCTTCATATGAGCAGGGCAGCTTTGGGATTCTTGCGGCTGGCGCTGAGAGCCAGATTATCGCGCTGCCGGTGCTTGCTCCTGAGACCAATGGCACGAAGCGCAAGGGGGCATTTACGCTCTCGGCGGACGGGACGCTGAGCGGCTCGGTCGATACTTCCCACTCCGGGCCCGAGGGCGGGGAATTGAGGATGCTGCTCAAATACACGGATGAAAAGGAGCGGCACGAATACTGGGAGAAGCGCGTGGCGGGAGATGTGCCCGGCGCGGTGCTGGATTCCTTTCGGTTCGTGCAGCCGGTGGCTCTGGATCAGCCATTGGAGTTTCATTACAAGCTGACCGCCAGCCAGTATGCCCATGCGGCTGGTCCGCTGCTGCTGGTGCGGCCTCGCGTTGTTGGTTCGGATGTGCTGCCTAATGATGACAAGCCGCGCACGGTGCCGATTGATTTGCAGGCGACGGGGCACTGGCATGACAGCTACGACATTGCATTGCCGGATGGCTGGGTGGTAGATGAGATGCCCGATCCCGTCAACGTGGATATGAACTTCGCCAGCTACCATTCTTCGGTCTCTGTTCCGGCATCGGGGAAGGGCAGGCTGCTGCATTATGAGCGGGACTTCAAGGTAGTGGAGGTGCAACTGCCTGCCGATAAGGCGTCGGAGTTTCGCCATCTCGAAGGGGCGATTCTCTCGGATGAGAAGTCGACGGTGGTGCTTAAGCGGCAGTAG